The DNA region CCCCCGTGGGTTTTGCGAGGTTCAGGGTGGACGAGGGTACGATTTCAAGTCTCGACCTAAACTTTCACCCAAAACCCAAGTTTCTGAAAGAATGTGAGGGTTTCTATGAGCTGCAACTTTAGAGGCTCTTTCCAAATAGAATCATTGTCAAATGCAGTATGGAATCTCATCGCCAGCACCTGCCCTGGCCACGGCTCCCAGCCAGGAACCCAGCCGATAAAGCAGGCTGGGCCGGACTCTAGGAGGCCCGACGTGGCGGTCACTTTGGGCCAGTGGCGGCGAAGCACCTAGCGGGCTAGGCAGGGCGCAGATCCCCGGCTAAGTCGGCGTTTCCCCGGGGGAGAGCCGGAAGCCGCGAACGCGGGGAGTGCGGGGACACACCGAGTCCCGGCCGGGGCAGTAGGCGGCCGGCTCCCTCGTCCACGCCACCAGAACCTGGGGCAGCCGCAGCACCAGGACGGCAGGGTCGAGGAGGGCAAGCGAGCGGGGGCGCCGGAGGCAGGGACAACCTATATGCTCCGACGGGCGCCTGCCCGCGAAGAACACTGCCTCGGGGGCGGCTACCAGCTCGCCAGCCTCGCGCGGCCGAGGGTCATCGCGATGCCGCCGTGGAGCCCCGCCCGGCAGGGGGAGGGGGCAACCGCCATCTTCCCGGAGCTCCTGAACCGACAGCGCGCGGCCCCGTTCTCGCGAGACCGCGAAGACCTATGGgaagggcgggggaggggaggggaaggaagccGGGCTTGGAGCCGGGGGCGGGCCGCGGCCGCGAGTGGAGCCCCAGGAAGCGAGGGGCGGGGAAAGATGCGATTGACGCGGCCTGCGGACCAATGACGAGCGAGCTCGGGCGGGCCTCCGGCCAATGGGCAGTGCAGCCCGCCGCGGGGGGCGGGCGCCGGGGCCGAGGGTAGCTTGAGCGCGGCGGCGGCGTTGTTCAGTCAGAGCGAGAACATTCCAGAGGTGAGTCTACGGGGGGCGGCGGCCCGCGCCCCTGCCCAGCGCTCCCGCCCTTCCACCCGCGGGCCGCCGGCGGGGCAGGCGCCGCCCGGCCGCCCGCGGCTCACGGCCGTGTCCCCGCCAGGTCGCCAGGCTCGGCGCTGCCGGTGTGGACGCGGACGTCGCTGGGACAGCCCTTCCCGCTGCTCGGCGGCGGCACCTGCCCGGCCGCCCTCCGCTCGCCCGCCCCGCCGCTCCGGACCCGGTTTCCAGCGCCTCTTCCTCCCAGTCCCGGGCGAGCCGCGTTGGGTTTATGTCTTTATTTGACGAAAACGGTGAGTTGCGGGCGGCGGGCCATGGCGGCGGCAAGATGGCGGCGCGGCCGCGTGACCCGCGCGCGTGTGGCGCAGTTTGGGGGGGGCCGCTCGGGGGCGCGCGCGCCGGCGCGGTGAGTCAGCGCGCGCGGGCGGCGGGGCCGCGGCCGCCTCGTCCCCGCCGCCCGGAGGCCGCGCTGCGGGCGGCCCCGGCGATGCTGAACCGCGGGGCGTGTCGCCCCTCTTCTCTTGCAGAGCTGTTGCGCAGCCATTGGTACCTGTATTGGGGAAACATAGCGTACAAGCAAGGAGCTTACAGCCTCAGCGGCGAAAATTTTTTCATGTCAGAGACCGAGAACTCTTGCAGTCGTTTATGTCATCCCTTCTTCTCCAGACAGAAGATACCAAAAAGTTGCAATCAAAGATCTCTTCATCTTATTGATAAAGCCACTAATAAGCCAAAATGTCTGTCAACGTCAACCGCAGCGTGTCAGACCAGTTCTATCGCTACAAGATGCCCCGTCTGATTGCCAAGGTAGTACTGGTCGCCATGGTGGCAGGGAGGCAGCCGCAGCTCTCCATGGGGTTTCAGGGAAGACAGCCCAAAACTGAAATTCTTATTTCCTCTAGGTTGAGGGCAAAGGAAATGGAATCAAGACAGTTATAGTCAACATGGTTGACGTTGCAAAGGCGCTTAATCGGCCTCCAACGTGTAAGTAAAGCTTTTTCCCCCTGTACACTAGGGGGTCTAGGACAGTCTTTGAATTGTAAAACTTCCTGAGTTATATGctaattaggttaagggttaatTGTGGAGCCTCGGACTTTTAAGGGTTGCCATAAGTTCACTGCCTAGCCAACATTTCATGAACCCACATCATTTTAAAACAGTGGTGGTTCTTGAATAAAGGTGAATAAGCAGCTAGAGATTGGTTTATTTAGTTCCTTAATATAATCaagtctttcttttcttaacaTAGATCCCACCAAATATTTTGGTTGTGAGCTGGGAGCACAGACCCAGTTTGATGTTAAGAATGACCGTTACATTGTCAATGGATCTCATGAGGCGAATAAGCTGCAAGACATGTTGGAtggattcattaaaaaatttgttctctgtCCTGAGTGTGAGAATCCTGAAACGGAACTGGTGAGTGCCATTGAGGGTTTTGTccaaaaaaaaggtgggggtagGGAGTGGTGAGACAATACCTGCTTTTGTGATCAGATCTGTATTAAAGCTAAAACACGTTCCTGAGAAGACACAGAAGACTTAATTGTAAGTAAAACACCTcacatttgagttttttttttaatactttcaagTAGgtcaccttaaaaaaaataatgtacgTAAAGGTAGTGTTTTAGATGTCTAGTTATTTTCACACTTTGTTCCAAAAATTCACTTAGAATTTTCATCTTACATTATGGGTAACAtacctatttttattattttggcagCATGTCAATCCAAAGAAGCAAACAATAGGTAATTCTTGTAAAGCCTGTGGCTACCGAGGCATGCTTGACACACATCATAAACTCTGCACATTTATTCTCAAAAACCCACCTGGTAAGTCTTCATGATGAGCTTAAAGCAATGATCATTGGTAACAAAAGTGGAAGGTATTTGTTGTTATAAAGCCAGAGTATAAGGAGTTTTTAGTCCTTGGGTTGCATTTTATTGACTGAGTCTTCCTTGGACATTGTACTGTTGTTTTTACACTATTAAAGGTGAGAAGAATCTGCCACCAGTTTTTAAGACACATTAGAATGGAAAACAGTTCAAGTTGTAAAACAGTATGATGGGGTTGCATCATCTACTTTGGTACTGTTTGTAAATGGGGCTTCTTTGTTAGGCTTAAATGACCTTAGAACTTTGCAAGCAACACTCTGTGGCAGATTATCGAAACTGTCTGACACAATTTGAGCTTGCTATAGCAAGAAAGTCTAACCTATTCCGGTGTTCTCTTTTCTGTGAGACAAGCCGTTATATGGGCTTAAACAGTGTTCTGAAAAGAGTTGGGTAAAAGCCAGATTGAGATAGGCCTTGTTCAAGTTGGTTAGgcccaacattttatttatttattggtgctgggattgaattcaggtgaCGAGggcttgctgaattgctgaggctggccttgaatttgtgatcctgctacctctgctttccacattgattataggcatgtatcatcATGCTGGGCAGAAGTaaacttttatttccttcatttttccttgCTGGAATTGCgtgtgtgtgccattgcacctagTAGGAGGTCCAACTTTTGACTAATCTGGTCATCGAGGTGTTAGACATCACTGTAATCTTGGTCTTACTGTAATATGCCTAATATTTTATGTATCTCCATTCATTGTGAGAGTTTGTTACCTATGAAATATAGTAGATGGAAAGCCCTTAAAAATTACAGTGGTGTCTTGTGATATTTTCCGAGATCAATAGGGGGGCATGGTGTTTAAGTGTTCTGATGAGCAGTAAGGTGATATGAACTGTAGGAATGTACCTCCCCCCCaaatactgaggattaaacttgggacactttaccactgagctacgccctcagccctttttacataatattttttgaGAGGGTTAGTGTCCTgatttgctgagattataggcatgtatcaccatgcctggcagaactaaacttttatttccttcatttttccttatAGAGAATAGTGACAGTGgtacaggaaagaaagaaaaggaaaagaaaaatagaaagggcaaAGACAAGGAAAATGGTTCTGTATCCAGCAGTGagacaccaccaccaccaccaccaaatgaAATCAGTCCTCCTCCACATGCTGTGGTGAGTGTAGGCTTGAGAGCCTAGTGGGCACTCAGTTGTATAAAGTAGCTGGCACTTTGTTGAAGTGGGAAGAAATGATGAAACTAGCCTTCAGTTAAATATTAGAACAGTATTTTGGATTCCAAGTGTTGCCAGTTGCTTGAGTTTTGATGGGAAAATAATCTTTGTTAATCtgaagtattttttatattttaaaaaagtgtgcaTTTCGGTTTTGTaaacaggaagaagaggaggatgaTGATTGGGGAGAGGATACAACTGAGGAAGCTCAGAGGCGTAGAATGGATGAAATTAGTGACCACGCAAAAGTTCTGACACTCAGTGATGATTTGGAAAGAACTGTAGAAGAGCGTGTCAATATCCTGTTTGATTTTGTTAAGGTAAAACATTTGCTTGATCTACCGTTGAGCTTCAGCCCAGCTTTTGTGCTTTCTagatatttcttactttttttagttgttgatgaatctgtttttatttatatatatatgcagcactgagaattgaacctaagTGCCTTACTCAGGCTAcgcaagctctctatcactgagccacaaccccagcccaataattgAAAAGTAACTTCTGTTACTTTCAAATACtcttattttcacatttctttttcttcatccaaGAAAAGTTTTTGGAAGGTCATTAAGAGTTGTCACTTGCAATTTTGTAtcatttagaaatgcaaattgggTAGAAGAAATAAGGAGACTAAcatgatagctttttttttttaagtagttgaacacagtaccttattttatttatttttatgtggtgctgaagattgaacccagagcttcacatgagctagataagcactctgctcctgagccacaaccccagcctccagcctgatatcttttatttatttatattccgttgggcacaatacctttatttatttttgagagtggggggggggacagagagagaattttttaatatttatttattttttcttagttctatgcagacacaacatcttcgtttgtatgtggtgctgaggatcgaacccgggtcgcacgcacgctaggcgagcgcgctaccgcttgagccacatccccagccctcaatacccttatttatattcatgtggtgctgaggatctaactcagAGCCTCAaaggtgctaggcaagtggtctaccactgagcaaaaACCCCAGTCCCTTAATGGTATCTTGAGCCTAGTGAAAACATGCCAACATTTcacttaattgttttctttttatttgcagaaaaagaaagaagagggtaTCATTGACTCATCAGACAAAGAAATTGTCGCAGAAGCAGAAAGGCTGGATGTAAAAGCCATGGGCCCTCTTGTTCTAACTGAAGttctttttaatgagaaaattagAGAACAGATTAAGAAATACAGGCGCCATTTCTTAAGAGTAAGCAAATTGTTTTAGACTTCTGAGATTATGCTGTGTGTCCTTGGTACTGTTTTTAAtcacttttgttcattttttgtcaTCCTGAAAGAGGAGGTAATTTTTATAATCCTTTGAGCATCTGCAAATGTGTACTTGACCTTTGATGTAGAGAGTAAGTAATGTAGGGATATTTTGTGTTTTGACTTTTTTGACTCACTATGagccatacttttaaaaaaagcagtCTTAAGGAAATGAATATATTTGGGTATTAGAATTGTCAAGTTACACCatgtaaaaaaaagtttaatgccAAGTATCTGTTtgcagttttgtcacaataacaAAAAAGCTCAACGATACCTTCTTCATGGTTTGGAGTGTGTGGTGGCAATGCATCAAGCTCAGCTCCTCTCTAAGATTCCACATATCTTGAAGGAAATGTATGACGCAGATCTTTTAGAAGAGGAGGTCATCATCAGCTGGTCGGAAAAGGTGGGGAATGTAGAAGTGGACTCTTCCAGTTCAAAACTATTGAAAAAGATCACTGTGGTTCTTTTGTCCGAGTTAATAATTACTACATAATCTGTCTGCATTAAAGTATAATCCCCTGTGCTTATCTGATGTAACTTGTGATTTCCATAATGTCATCTTGACGATTGCAACAGCAGAAATTGCTTAGACTTTGTGCGTTTGCCAGATACATAATGCACATTCCATGGAGGATTCAAAATTGTATCATGATGCCAGGTAAAATAGCCTGGAATCTCTAGTAACCTGGGATGCTAAAGCAGGAGAATAGCAAATCTGaggtcaatctcagcaatttagcaaaaactTGTCTTaataaatatggctgggaatgtagttcagtagtaaaaaGTCTTTCCTAAGAAAATTGTACTGGACTTTTTTTAGGCCTCTAAGAAATATGTATCAAAAGAACTTGCCAAAGAGATTCGTGTCAAAGCAGAACCATTTATAAAGTGGTtgaaggaagcagaggaagaatCTTCTGGTGgtgaagaagaagatgaagatgagaACATTGAGGTAAATGCTGGGGAAGTTGGTTAGTGCAGTGTTGATGGTGCGTGTCAGAGTGGTGGTAAAAATTAGGGGTGATTCCAAATTTAAGATTAAAGATGAGATAAAATACAACCTTTCAATAGGAAGAGTGATGGGTAGCGTGTTAGGTAACTTGGGTTTTATATGATAAAACTCTAGGAAGACTGATAGCTACATTGAAGCAGTTCTCCTTTGTTACcacttgatttatattttaatggtaAATTTATTGGGGCAAGGTATGTAATTggtaaaatcatttattttatcagGTGGTGTACTCAAAGACTGCCAGTGTACCGAAAGTTGAAACTGTGAAGTCTGACAACAAGGATGATGACATTGATATTGACGCCATTTAAAAGAATGGATGCAACCTAGCTTAACAGTGTAATGCTGCAAATTTTTCTCCATAATCAGCCAGAAGTGCAACATGTATGTGTAAAAGCTAAAATGGCTTAACATCATGCTACACTTTAATACTAAAAATCTATTACTGTGAGTGGTCTGTAATTAGCCCAATGAGACATCTAGGAAGTCCATACACACATCAGTGAGCAGATGTAGTTTGCTTATTTATAGCATGTTTCTTTTGGAAAAACTAGTGGTGGACACATTTGGATCACATTTATacagttataaaaataaagatttgattTTGGTCATTCTGATTTTGGGCTCTGAATGACTTAGCTAAAGTAATTGGCTCCTTTTAAAAAGTGATGCCATCATTTAACCTGACATGGTCCTTGGAGCCTGGTAGATTTTGTTAGGTGCTGAGACCATTCAAGGGTTTTCAGCAGAATGTAAACAAACTTGTTTGTAATGATCTTACTGAGCTGTTAAATCTagtacttttcaatttttttagtcCCTCAAATTGGCATCTGGTAATTTTTTTGTGCTGAGGTAGACTGATAATCAAATGACAGTGCAACATCttgttgagaaataaaaataacctgaGTGTCCTATAAACAATTTTAAGAACTAGTTTTGAAGTTGTGATTTTTCAGTTCATGTACACTAGCCCCAAATTTTAGTCTTTGGAGTCATGTGCATTGCACGTTGGATGAGCCAGGGAAAAATTATTACATTAACAAATAAGTATTTTAATGTGTATGTAGTGGTTGCTTTGTACCAAGAGAAAACTCAAACTTTGAGGTGtgattaaataataaattctgattttatttggggGAAACAGGGAAAGGTGCATTTAATCTCTAGCAAGAACTGAGCAGTTTTTCAGCTTTTACCCTTAAGgtttaaattataatttcaaaatgttgAGACATTTTATCTTGTGTTTAGTATGTCGtgcgccccccccacccccccccaaaaaaatatcgTGGTTTATTCAATGCCTTTTACATTTGGACACGTAGCTTATGCAGTTTTAGATTTTGGTTATTGCCTTGCCAAAATAAGTGTTGCTATATTtcaaactggattttttttttccccaaaaaagtcttatttaaaaaagaaactaagttaAAGGCATATTTCTAAGTCAGAGCCTATATTTTGGTGTAAGACTTGGGAGGGATATTTTTTACTTCACATTGAATATAGCTGGGCTCCCAAGAAATTTGGATGATGGCCATTGGGTGTAGGTGATGAGTCTGACAGCCCATCCAGGGCCTTGGATTTGGACTGACACAGGTGAATTTCTTATGCAGTTAGCTGATGAAAACTTTTGATTGGGGTTCTGACTTTGCGTTTATAAAAACTTTGCATTTATTCCTTTCCACAAAAAGTGCATTCCAGGCATTGCAAAGTCCATATGATTAATTTTGTGTGGAGCACTGGCTCACATTATTCAGCTCTTGTTTGTGACCCATCTCACAGATTATGAGACTTTAATGACATGTATATAAAAGTTTTTCACATTGAAAgtatacaaatatttgaaaataaaaccttGTTAGCTTgacaattttcagaaataaaaacctAACAATCTTAACATGGACAGAACATAGATCTCCCTCTGCCTTTTGATAGATTCTAGTGAGTGAAGAGCAGGAGCTATATACCTGAAGGGAACATGCTGTGTCACACCAAAGGGGACTTTTGCAAACTCCTGTAACCTAGGTCAGATTCTTTGGGCAAGGCCCATTTGCCATCATTAACTAGATTCTATCAGAGGTGCTGGTGACCCATGTAGAGTGTACTTACTACACGTGTCAAGCTGATGAAGTGGTTGTTGTAGAGCTGTGTGGCTTTTACTCTAAGGGAAATGTGTCAGGGCTTCTCAACACTAAGGGAGAGGGTTAGGGCTTAGACCAGTGTTAAGTCTGGTGCCAAACTTTAGTGGAATTCAAATTCACATGATCTGGATTTAATTCACAGGTTAACCTAATAGAGTAATCCACTTTGCTCTATTGAATTGTCTTAAAATTTCCTGTTTCAAACAGCTGCATTACTTGattaaaacaatgttaaaattcTGTTTTGTCTCTGCTTTAATGTTAAAGTTAACctaagttttggggtttttttttgttttaggataTTGatgtgcttcacacatgctaggcaagcattctaccactcagctacaaccccagcccaagttttttaacaaaaacttataaaattataaGTTCAAAACCTTGAAATTCCTGTAGTAGCTGTAGTTTGTTCTTTCTGTAGGGATCTATATTAGTCCTACACACAAAGTGTTGCAAATTTCATTGGTTATTGATTTGTCTTAAGTTCTAGCTGTAGTAGCATGAGTTGGCTATGAACTGCAAGttgcccccccgccccccaatgTTTTGTATCGTGTGATGTGGGAGTCAAATCCAGGGCAAACATTCTGTTGCTGAATGTttagtccttgtccccaatgccaatccaataacaaggacacacttaggagaaaaaggaaggattATTGCTTGGCTATCAAGGAAAAAACAGGACTCCTGTCCCTTCCaaggctatgattctgcccatctgAACAGGAggcttttatagaggtgattcagaaaaaagtgagattagggaggagagaagttaagggaaaagaaaaggtgtaagtttcaaagccacaaagaATAGTCAGAGAATCAAGTGAATCTTTGTCATTAAAATTCTACCAGAATTGAGCTGTGTGGCCCAGTgcccccttttttaaatttttaaaattctatgtctaatattacacatatacagcacaatttttcaaatctatggttgtatacaataagtatactcacaccattcatgtcttcatacatgtactttggatgatggtgtccatctccttccaccatttCTAACCCAATGccctctcccacccctttgccctatctgtaGAGTTCATCTCTTCCTTCCATGtttcccctctctaccccattatgaattagcttccttatatcaaacattgggcatttggttttttgggattgactgaCTTAGCATTGTCTCCTCCAactccatttaccagcaaatgtcatgattctattctttttcattgctatgtaatatttcattgtgtacgTATACCACATTCGTTTAATCCATTAAACCAccttggttccacaatttagttatcgtgaattgtgcagctataaacattgatgtgcccagcccccttttttattttgagtcttgctaaattgcccaggaatGTTTATTGTTAGGGGTGGTGAATTAGGCATTTAATCCCAGGGTGCtttcctctgagctacatccccagccctgttttgttttgtgtcagggtctccttaagtttctgaggctggctttggaattTGGATCGTCTTGACTTGGCCTCTCCCGTGTCTGGAattaacaggcatgtgccataccTGGTGCTTTCTAGGGAATTCAGATTCCTAATACCTATATAACTGGGACACAGCATGAATCTCCAAGAATGAAGGGATGGGGAATGACTGCTTTTCAAACAGGACCTTCTGAAGTTGATAAACTTGAGAATGGGTGGGAAGGTGTTTCCTTATCCAGTGCTTCCTCTTAGGGGATATGGAGATTGGGCCTTGAGCTGCTGCTAGTCTTGATTCCTGCATCCGGTCACACCTAGTGCCGAGTTGtgtttatttggtactggggactaagCCTAGGatgtttaatcactgagctacaccccagccctttagtctcactaaactgcttctccaacttgtgatcctcctgtctcggcctcctgagtcactggaattacagaggcttatgccactgcacccaaatGAGATGAGGTTTGAAACCAAATAAATTTGTTCTGCGTGCAATTTACTtacgacttttttttttaacaaagcaaACCATATTGAGATTacgaggatgttgctcagtggttgagtacctctgaAGTCAGTCCCCAGTATACtccacccctacacacacacacacaaaaaaaaaaaattttgctgacaGCTTTGCAGATAATCCTTGCTTATCAAGTTCTACCTGTTTAATATTctatagtggggctggggatgtggctcaagcagtagcgtgctcacctggcatgcatgcggcctgggttcaatcctcagcaccacatacaaagatgttgtctgccgaaaactaaaaaataaatattaaaattctctctctctctctctctctccccccccacacactctcttaaaaaaatattaatattctgttGTAACCCCAAAATGCAAAGTTGGCCTGTCTATTGTCTTGACAATTCTTAAATTCCCACTAGTGTAGTGGTATGtagcctgtagtctcagctattGAGGAGtcaggcaggattgcaagtttttgagaccaacctgggcaatttagcaagaccttgtcttgaaaaaggactgggaatgtagatAAAGGCAGGATGTAGATTCAGtgtagatca from Ictidomys tridecemlineatus isolate mIctTri1 chromosome 5, mIctTri1.hap1, whole genome shotgun sequence includes:
- the Eif5 gene encoding eukaryotic translation initiation factor 5 isoform X1, translated to MSVNVNRSVSDQFYRYKMPRLIAKVEGKGNGIKTVIVNMVDVAKALNRPPTYPTKYFGCELGAQTQFDVKNDRYIVNGSHEANKLQDMLDGFIKKFVLCPECENPETELHVNPKKQTIGNSCKACGYRGMLDTHHKLCTFILKNPPENSDSGTGKKEKEKKNRKGKDKENGSVSSSETPPPPPPNEISPPPHAVEEEEDDDWGEDTTEEAQRRRMDEISDHAKVLTLSDDLERTVEERVNILFDFVKKKKEEGIIDSSDKEIVAEAERLDVKAMGPLVLTEVLFNEKIREQIKKYRRHFLRFCHNNKKAQRYLLHGLECVVAMHQAQLLSKIPHILKEMYDADLLEEEVIISWSEKASKKYVSKELAKEIRVKAEPFIKWLKEAEEESSGGEEEDEDENIEVVYSKTASVPKVETVKSDNKDDDIDIDAI
- the Eif5 gene encoding eukaryotic translation initiation factor 5 isoform X2, producing the protein MSVNVNRSVSDQFYRYKMPRLIAKVEGKGNGIKTVIVNMVDVAKALNRPPTYPTKYFGCELGAQTQFDVKNDRYIVNGSHEANKLQDMLDGFIKKFVLCPECENPETELEEEEDDDWGEDTTEEAQRRRMDEISDHAKVLTLSDDLERTVEERVNILFDFVKKKKEEGIIDSSDKEIVAEAERLDVKAMGPLVLTEVLFNEKIREQIKKYRRHFLRFCHNNKKAQRYLLHGLECVVAMHQAQLLSKIPHILKEMYDADLLEEEVIISWSEKASKKYVSKELAKEIRVKAEPFIKWLKEAEEESSGGEEEDEDENIEVVYSKTASVPKVETVKSDNKDDDIDIDAI